One Owenweeksia hongkongensis DSM 17368 genomic region harbors:
- a CDS encoding glycosyltransferase family 2 protein — protein MAKLTAIIPTGNEEHNIEAVLQSVSFADEVMVVDSFSTDKTVELARKHTDFIIQREYGNSASQKNWAIPQANNEWILLVDADERISDALRDEIQGILKNGTDKDAFWIKRQNYFMDQKVNYSGWQGDKVIRLFKKSKCRYEDKQVHAEVLVDGKTGVLKNKLDHFTYKNLEHFLAKSYRYSTWSAYDRLPKTKPVGLWHLVVKPAFGFFKNYILRLGILDGKAGLIVSLENANYLFIRALKILSLQRNEKVKKE, from the coding sequence ATGGCAAAACTTACGGCAATAATCCCCACCGGAAACGAAGAGCATAACATTGAAGCTGTATTACAGTCGGTTTCGTTTGCTGATGAAGTTATGGTGGTCGATTCCTTTTCCACCGACAAAACCGTAGAGCTTGCCAGAAAGCACACGGACTTCATCATTCAGCGTGAATATGGAAATTCGGCATCTCAAAAAAACTGGGCTATTCCCCAAGCAAATAATGAGTGGATTTTGCTGGTTGATGCCGATGAGCGTATTAGCGATGCCCTAAGGGATGAGATACAAGGCATTTTAAAAAATGGTACCGATAAAGATGCTTTTTGGATAAAACGCCAAAACTACTTTATGGATCAAAAAGTGAACTACAGCGGCTGGCAAGGCGATAAAGTAATTCGACTTTTTAAAAAAAGTAAATGTCGCTACGAGGATAAGCAGGTACATGCCGAAGTTCTGGTAGATGGAAAAACGGGTGTTTTAAAAAATAAGCTTGACCACTTTACCTATAAAAATCTGGAGCACTTTTTAGCAAAATCATACCGCTACTCCACTTGGAGCGCTTATGATAGGCTCCCAAAAACAAAACCTGTTGGCCTTTGGCATTTAGTGGTAAAGCCAGCATTTGGCTTTTTCAAAAACTACATATTGCGTTTGGGTATCCTGGATGGTAAAGCCGGCCTCATAGTCTCTCTGGAAAATGCAAACTATCTCTTTATACGGGCATTAAAAATCCTAAGTCTTCAGCGGAACGAGAAAGTTAAGAAGGAATAA